One stretch of Manis pentadactyla isolate mManPen7 chromosome 10, mManPen7.hap1, whole genome shotgun sequence DNA includes these proteins:
- the LOC118917325 gene encoding retinol dehydrogenase 7-like gives MWLYLAVLVGLYYLLRWYRERQVVSNLRDKYVFITGCDSGFGNLLARQLDTRGLRVLAACLTEEGAEQLRQKTSDRLETVILDVTKTDNIAAATQWVKEHVEHRGLWGLVNNAGTAIPIAPNEWLTKDDFLKILNVNLVGLIEVTLSLLPLIRKSRGRVVNVSSPAGRISVFGGGYCISKYGVEAFSDSLRRELCPFGVRVAVIVPGNFKTSICPHDMQNILNGIWSQASPEVKESYGDKYFESYCQYLSNLASQGQKDFSPVTDCMEHALTAVHPHTCYFAGWDSKYFTLPLSYLPTSVADFILSLAANVEKPADAV, from the exons ATGTGGCTGTACCTGGCGGTCCTTGTGGGCCTGTATTACCTCCTGCGCTGGTACCGGGAGAGGCAGGTGGTGAGCAACCTCCGAGACAAGTATGTCTTCATCACGGGCTGTGACTCGGGCTTCGGGAACCTGCTGGCCAGGCAGCTGGACACAAGAGGCTTGAGGGTGCTGGCTGCGTGTCTGACGGAGGAGGGAGCTGAGCAGCTGAGGCAGAAGACTTCAGACAGGCTGGAGACAGTGATCCTGGATGTCACCAAAACAGACAACATTGCTGCAGCCACCCAGTGGGTGAAGGAGCATGTGGAGCACAGAG GCCTCTGGGGTCTGGTGAACAATGCCGGCACCGCTATACCCATTGCCCCAAATGAGTGGCTGACAAAAGATGACTTCTTAAAGATCTTGAACGTGAACTTGGTTGGCCTCATTGAAGTGACCCTGAGCCTTCTTCCCCTGATCAGAAAGTCCAGGGGAAGAGTAGTCAATGTTTCCAGCCCTGCTGGCAGAATATCTGTGTTTGGTGGTGGCTACTGCATTTCCAAGTATGGTGTAGAAGCTTTTTCCGACAGCCTGAG AAGGGAACTTTGTCCTTTTGGTGTTCGTGTGGCTGTCATAGTACCAGGGAACTTTAAAACATCCATTTGCCCTCATGATATGCAGAATATCCTCAATGGGATTTGGAGTCAAGCATCCCCTGAGGTGAAGGAGAGCTACGGAGACAAGTACTTTGAAAGCT ATTGCCAGTATCTTAGTAACCTTGCATCTCAAGGACAAAAGGATTTCAGCCCAGTCACTGACTGCATGGAGCACGCCCTGACCGCTGTCCACCCTCATACCTGCTACTTTGCTGGCTGGGACTCCAAATACTTCACTCTCCCTCTGTCTTATTTACCAACATCTGTGGCCGACTTTATTCTCAGCCTTGCTGCCAATGTGGAAAAGCCTGCTGATGCTGTGTAG